A stretch of Brachyhypopomus gauderio isolate BG-103 chromosome 3, BGAUD_0.2, whole genome shotgun sequence DNA encodes these proteins:
- the calcoco2 gene encoding calcium-binding and coiled-coil domain-containing protein 2 has product MNDDTLETVFADKESFSQVVFVDVAHSYQINAPVRCCYTLTGGLNPNTRDWIGIFKVGWNSTKQYYNYVWVQPSPEHDGSEPLQKEVVFSEYYLPKDDGEFYQFCYVDSSGQVRGASTPFCFQNPAEASLDGSLENDLLVITTQEQAEQMEKDKENLLAEMDHLKEENKILKNELDDRLHEIHRLRIHMDKLKSSSLNETLPPIEEKPQVDGQITQEQQSLSHTLAENETKQEQESLTFIHEKYKKASQKIIMLKEERAGLMQKLEAQQAEIAQLNPRIEEAMHGYNTLQDHLQLLQVDLQSSRKENERLQAEKLTMKTELEELRGDNMALRTTVSRQGPAEGDKDSKKIQIQALLSQLTEARGTLRKEIQNSNDANQRADRAEREVAELKQQLEQMTAAKDRKENPSHTEAQLKEAQRKIDQLDMVAQVEQLEKKDLAEENKKLRGETERLQKVLFELQVASVAAASPHHKNSLSPAPTTPFNLQLQTQTHSHYYEHISDISVSPTDTENKSRVCRHCHESFPDITEEELEIHEQYHKVCPFCTLICDDMGQREFEDHVYSHEE; this is encoded by the exons ATGAACGACGACACGCTGGAGACTGTATTTGCGGACAAGGAGTCGTTTTCTCAGGTCGTCTTCGTTGATGTCGCGCACTCTTACCAGATTAACGCTCCTGTGCGCTGTTGTTACACCTTGACTGGAGGACTGAACCCCAACACCAGGGACTGGATTGGCATTTTCAAG GTTGGCTGGAATTCAACAAAGCAGTACTACAACTACGTGTGGGTTCAGCCTTCACCGGAACATGATGGGTCTGAGCCCCTTCAAAAAGAAGTTGTCTTTAGTG AGTACTACCTCCCTAAAGATGATGGGGAATTCTATCAGTTCTGCTACGTGGACAGCAGCGGTCAGGTCCGGGGAGCCAGCACTCCTTTCTGTTTCCAGAACCCAGCAGAAGCGAGTCTAGACGGCAGCCTGGAGAATGACCTTTTAGTAATCACAACACAG GAACAAGCAGAGCAGATGGAGAAAGATAAAGAGAACCTCCTGGCTGAGATGGACCATCTGAAGGAAGAAAATAAGATTCTGAAGAATGAGCTGGATGACCGACTGCACGAGATCCACCGTCTCAGG ATTCACATGGACAAACTGAAGTCTAGCAGTTTGAATGAAACACTACCGCCCATCGAGGAGAAGCCTCAGGTTGATGGGCAGATTACCCAAGAgcagcagtctctctctcacacgctgGCAGAAAATGAAACCAAACAGGAACAAGAG TCACTGACTTTCATCCATGAGAAGTATAAGAAAGCATCACAGAAGATTATCATGTTGAAAGAAGAGAGGGCCGGGCTAATGCAGAAGCTCGAAGCCCAGCAAGCAGAGATTGCACA GCTGAACCCCAGGATCGAAGAAGCAATGCATGGTTACAACACGCTGCAAGATCACCTTCAGCTGCTGCAG GTGGATTTGCAGAGCAGCCGGAAAGAAAACGAGCGGCTGCAGGCTGAGAAACTGACCATGAAGACGGAGCTGGAGGAGCTGCGTGGGGACAATATGGCGCTGCGCACAACCGTATCCAGGCAAGGCCCTGCCGAGGGAGACAAGGACAGCAAAAAG ATACAGATTCAGGCCCTCCTCAGTCAGCTGACCGAAGCCAGAGGGACACTCCGCAAAGAGATCCAGAACAGCAACGACGCAAACCAGCGAGCAGACCGAGCCGAGCGAGAGGTGGCTGAGCTAAAGCAGCAGCTTGAGCAAATGACTGCAGCGAAGGACAGGAAGGAGAACCCTTCTCACACTGAG GCACAGCTTAAGGAAGCCCAGAGGAAAATTGATCAACTGGACATGGTAGCACAGGTGGAACAGTTGGAAAAGAAAGACCTGGCTGAAGAAAACAAG AAGCTCAGAGGAGAAACCGAGAGGTTACAAAAGGTGTTGTTTGAGCTCCAGGTGGCCTCAGTAGCTGCTGCTTCTCCGCACCATAAGAACTCTCTCAGTCCAGCGCCTACTACACCCTTCAACCTCCAGCTACAgacccagacacactcacattacTATGAGCACATAAGCGACATTTCTG TATCACCCACTGATACAGAAAACAAG TCAAGAGTGTGCCGTCACTGTCACGAGAGCTTTCCTGACATCACCGAAGAAGAGCTGGAGATCCATGAGCAGTATCACAAGGTGTGTCCATTCTGCACGCTGATCTGCGACGACATGGGGCAGCGTGAGTTTGAAGACCATGTTTACAGCCATGAGGAATAG